The segment CTTATGAGAATACCCTTTTTTTTCAGATTATCAATTATCTCCTCGGTGAAGTGAAGTCCTGCTGTTGGAGCAGCAACTGAGCCCGGAACCTCTGCATACACTGTCTGGTACCATTCCCTGTCCTCGGGAAGAGGTTTTCTTTTTATGTATGGTGGAAGAGGCATATGGCCTACGGCAAGGAGTATCTCGTTTAGATCGCCATTAAATATGAGTCTTCCCCTATCCCTGTCAAGAAGCTCTATCTTAAGTTCTTCTGAGACAGTAACGGTGCCTCTATAATTGCTTTTTGTAAGGACCCTCCAGTAACCATCCTGGAGGGGTTCAACAAGTAGAAGGTCTATTCTGCCTCCTGTGGGTTTTCTTCCTTCAAGCCTCACAGGCAAAACCTTTGTATTATTAATTATAAGCATATCACCCGGAGCAAGGAATTCTGTAATATTAGAAAAGTTACTGTGCCTGATGGTACCATCTTTTTTAAGAACAAGGAGACGGGAAAAACCCCGCTTTTCAAGAGGTCTCTGGGCTATCAGGGATTCTGGAAGTTCAAAATCAAGTTCGCTAATCTTCATAAATTTCCTTTTATTTTTATAATCTCTGTACCGGGATAAAAGTATT is part of the Thermodesulfovibrionales bacterium genome and harbors:
- the queA gene encoding tRNA preQ1(34) S-adenosylmethionine ribosyltransferase-isomerase QueA, whose amino-acid sequence is MKISELDFELPESLIAQRPLEKRGFSRLLVLKKDGTIRHSNFSNITEFLAPGDMLIINNTKVLPVRLEGRKPTGGRIDLLLVEPLQDGYWRVLTKSNYRGTVTVSEELKIELLDRDRGRLIFNGDLNEILLAVGHMPLPPYIKRKPLPEDREWYQTVYAEVPGSVAAPTAGLHFTEEIIDNLKKKGILIRKLTLHVGPGTFRLIRTEDIEKHRMESEVFEIPFSLINEIEEVKKSGRRIIATGTTTTRALEGYASKRYMEIHLNGTLKGTTDLFIYPGYEFKIIDGLITNFHLPRSTPLLLVAALCGVENLKRAYREAIAMGYRFFSYGDAMLII